In Carassius gibelio isolate Cgi1373 ecotype wild population from Czech Republic chromosome B13, carGib1.2-hapl.c, whole genome shotgun sequence, one genomic interval encodes:
- the LOC127970085 gene encoding myoferlin: protein MLKVVVESAKGIPKKTLGIPDPIAGIIFKGEKKKTKAIDKELNPVWNEIIEFDLKGTPLDSSSFIDVVVKDYETIGKDKFIGSAKISLKELAAGQTRSLPSKNIPLINEKKQEIGATISLTIGYEPPASTVPNPNDQNMGDGQTGETAVGEEEKGVDSDEDAGFVAEPGAPGVSPSGQPKKMVRTTRKRQRTLANKPQDFQIRIRVIEGRQLPGNNIKPVVKASVCGQTHRTRIRRGNNPFFDEIFFYNVNMLPSELFDESIMIRVFNAYSLRADSLIGEFKLDVGYVYDEPGHAIMRKWLLLSDLDDSVSGARGYLKVSMFIVGTGDEPPVEKQEATEEQDDIESNLLLPAGVALRCATLSLKIYRAEDMPQMDDAFAQTVKNIFGGTDDKKNLVDPFLEVSFAGKKVCTKIVEKNANPEWNQLIHLQVKFPSMCERIKLTVFDWDRLSRNDVIGTTFLNLTKIASSGGEIEESPSENGLPPSFNVDTTESEVGFLPAFGPCYVNLYGSPREFTGLLDPYEDLNYGKGEGVAYRGRILIELSTQLDDKTDKKVEDISNDDILVAQKYQRRRKYSLCAVFHSASMLQEPGEPIQFEVSIGNYGNKLDSTCKPLASTTQFSCAVFDGNHYYYLPWADSKPVVILTSFWEDINHRMDAVNIILYISDRLQSNIVSLKTALLAKVSDSRLAEIWLKLITQLIDDLSSYQLPNLEGKPNLTELDIQIKNLRDKTLAGVKEAAIRMREEAVDVRATMPDIEDWLERLQQITEEPQNSMPDVIIWMLRGEKRVAYARIPANQVLYSTHSEQAVGKYCGRMQSIFMQYPMDKNKGLKIPVQLRVNMWLGLSAHEKNFNSFAEGTFSVYAEMYENQAQVFGKWGTTGLVGRHKFSDVTGKVKLKQERFLPPLSWEWEGDWLIAPERCLLTEADAGHSEFTDEVYQNETRFPGGEWKPATEPFTDVNGEKAQKPQEFECPPGWIWEDDWNFDSNRAVDEKGWEYGVTIPPDDKPRSWVAAEKMYHIHRRKRLVRPRRKISDAPTTEKKDIGEGWEYSSLIGWKFHRKERSSDTFRRRRWRRKMAPAERVGASAIFNLEGALGIDDDEKGSKKDTTKLFGANTPTVFCRFDKSFMYHLRVYVYQAKNLLPMDKDSFSDPYVHVSFLHVSKTTEIIKSSLNPTWDQTLIFDDIEIYGDPRTIANNPPSVVLEVYDNDQVGKDEPMGRCTCLPVVKLNPATTLTPKLLWFPITVKGRNAGEMLVAAELLLKDKANDVNLPLVPPRRGENLYMVPQGIRPVVQLTAVEILTWGLRNMKAYQLAAVSSPSLIVECGGQTVQTAIIKNIKKNPNFPGSILFLKVLLPKDEIYTPPIVIKVIDHRPFGRKPVVGQCTINSLEEFRCDPYISTAEVAMSAKVAMMASAPRDVVIDMGDRMPSPSKQEEDTVDWWSKFYASINENEKCGPYLQKGYDTLTVFNTELEVVPEFRGLTDFCTTFKLQRGKTEDEEEDPSVVGEFKGSFRMYPLSDDPNVSDPPRQFRELPESCPQECLVRIHIIRCLDLQPKDNNGMCDPYIKISLGKKIIDDRDHYKPNTLNPEFGRVFELSGYIPQDKDLKISIYDYDLLSADEKVGETIIDLENRLLSRFGSHCGIPKSYCVSGVNQWRDQLKPSQILQNLARMRGIPAPQIADDGSFLSFGGRDYRLDELEANKTIHPHLGPPKERICLHVLRRQGLVPEHVETRTLYSTYQPTLSQGKIQMWVEIFPKSHGIPGPLCDITPRKPKKYFLRVIVWNTTEVILDETSITGENMSDIYVKGWMQGMEEDKQKTDVHYRSLDGDGNFNWRFVFGFDYLPAEQLCMVSRKEHFWNLDKTEFRIPPKLIIQIWDNDKFSLDDYLGTVELDMLHLIPPAKTAEKCSLSMLTQTGKNLTPTSLFSQKSVRGWWPCAMEEDGKRILAGKVEMTLEVVEEKEAEERPAGKGRDEPNMNPKLDPPNRPDTSFLWFTNPCKSMKFIIWRRYRCLFIGLIILILVILFIGIFLYSLPNYISMKIVKPY, encoded by the exons ATGTTGAAGGTGGTTGTTGAATCCGCCAAAGGAATTCCCAAAAAGACACTTGGAATTCCGGATCCAATAGCAGGAATCATCTTTAAGG gtgaaaaaaagaaaacaaaagccaTTGACAAAGAATTAAATCCTGTGTGGAATGAG ATTATTGAGTTTGATTTGAAAGGTACCCCACTGGATTCCTCTTCATTCATTGATGTGGTTGTGAAAGACTATGAAACCATTGGAAAAGACAA ATTTATTGGTTCGGCAAAGATCTCTCTTAAAGAACTGGCTGCAGGTCAGACCAGATCTCTTCCTTCCAAGAATATTCCTCTGATTAATGAGAAGAAACAGGAAATTGGG GCAACTATCAGTTTAACGATCGGTTATGAGCCTCCTGCAAGTACTGTCCCGAAcccaaatgatcaaaacatgggAGATGGCCAAACCGGAGAAACTGCAG TTGGTGAAGAGGAGAAAGGTGTTGATAGTGATGAAGATGCAGGTTTTGTGGCTGAGCCAGGGGCACCTGGAGTTTCTCCTTCTGGACAGCCAAAAAAGATGGTCCGTACAACTCGCAAGCGACAAAGAACTTTGGCCAACAAACCCCAAGATTTCCAG ATCCGTATTCGAGTAATTGAGGGTCGGCAGTTACCCGGCAATAACATAAAGCCAGTCGTCAAAGCAAGTGTGTGTGGACAGACACACAGAACGAGGATCCGAAGAGGAAACAATCCATTCTTTGATGAG ATTTTCTTCTACAATGTCAACATGTTGCCTTCTGAACTTTTTGATGAGAGCATCATGATTCGG GTGTTTAATGCCTACTCCCTTAGAGCAGACAGTCTTATTGGGGAGTTTAAG CTGGATGTTGGCTATGTCTATGATGAGCCTG GCCATGCAATCATGAGGAAATGGTTACTGCTAAGTGACCTTGATGATTCAGTCTCTGGAGCCAGAGGTTACCTGAAAGTCAGTATGTTCATAGTAGGCACCGGAGATGAGCCACCA GTGGAAAAGCAAGAAGCCACTGAGGAACAGGATGACATTGAAAGTAACTTGCTGCTGCCAGCTGGAGTCGCTTTACGATGCGCTACGCTGAGTCTAAAAATCTACCGTGCTGAAGACATGCCACAAA TGGATGATGCATTTGCCCAGACAGTAAAGAACATATTTGGTGGAACAGATGATAAGAAAAATTTGGTGGATCCTTTTTTAGAAGTCAGTTTTGCTGGCAAAAAG GTGTGTACAAAGATCGTAGAGAAGAATGCCAATCCAGAGTGGAATCAGCTGATTCACCTGCAGGTTAAG TTCCCATCAATGTGTGAACGCATCAAACTTACTGTATTTGACTG GGATCGGCTGTCAAGGAATGATGTTATTGGGACCACATTCCTTAATCTGACGAAAATAGCATCATCTGGGGGCGAAATTGAGG AATCACCCTCAGAAAATGGACTGCCTCCTTCCTTTAATG tggacacCACAGAATCTGAGGTTGGATTTCTTCCGGCTTTTGGGCCTTGTTATGTTAACCTTTATGGAAGTCCAAGAGAATTTACTGGTCTACTTGACCCATACGAGGATCTGAATTATGGCAAG ggtgAAGGGGTGGCGTATCGGGGGAGGATTCTGATCGAGCTCTCCACTCAACTCGATGACAAAACTGACAAGAAAGTGGAAGACATTTCAAACGATGACATTCTGGTGGCACAG AAGTACCAGCGGAGAAGGAAATATTCCTTATGTGCCGTGTTCCACAGTGCCTCCATGCTTCAGGAGCCTGGAGAACCCATTCAGTTCGAGGTCAGCATTGGAAACTATGGAAATAAACTGGACTCCACATGCAAACCTCTGGCCTCCACCACTCAGTTTAGTTGTGCTGTTTTTGATG GTAATCACTATTATTACTTGCCCTGGGCTGATTCTAAGCCTGTTGTTATCCTCACATCTTTCTGGGAGGACATAAATCACCGTATGGATGCGGTGAACATCATTCTCTACATTTCTGACCGACTG CAATCCAACATTGTCTCTCTGAAGACGGCACTCCTGGCTAAAGTGTCTGACTCTCGCCTGGCTGAGATTTGGCTGAAACTTATCACCCAACTCATCGATGACCTTTCCAG TTACCAGCTACCAAATTTGGAGGGCAAGCCGAATCTGACAGAGCTTGATATTCAGATCAAGAATCTGCGGGACAAAACCTTGGCCGGGGTCAAAGAGGCGGCCATTCGCATGAGGGAGGAGGCCGTTGATGTTAGAGCCACAATGCCTGATATAGAGGACTGGCTGGAGCGACTACAGCAGATCACAGAGGAG CCTCAGAACAGTATGCCTGATGTTATCATATGGATGCTGAGAGGAGAGAAACGTGTGGCCTACGCCCGAATCCCAGCCAATCAGGTTCTCTACTCCACCCACAGCGAGCAGGCTGTCGGCAAGTACTGCGGCAGGATGCAGAGCATCTTTATGCAG TACCCAATGGACAAAAACAAAGGCCTCAAGATCCCTGTGCAGCTGCGTGTGAACATGTGGTTGGGTCTGTCTGCACATGAGAAGAATTTCAACAGCTTTGCAGAGGGAACATTCAGTGTGTATGCAGAGATG TACGAGAATCAGGCTCAGGTTTTTGGGAAGTGGGGAACCACAGGTCTGGTTGGCCGACATAAGTTTTCGGACGTGACAGGAAAAGTAAAACTGAAGCAGGAACGTTTCCTGCCGCCCCTGAGCTGGGAGTGGGAAGGAGACTGGTTGATCGCCCCTGAGCGCTG TCTGCTTACAGAGGCTGATGCAGGACATTCTGAATTCACAGATGAGGTCTACCAAAACGAAACCCGCTTCCCTGGTGGTGAATGGAAACCTGCCACTGAACCTTTTACTGATGTG AATGGAGAGAAGGCCCAGAAGCCTCAAGAATTTGAGTGTCCTCCAGGATGGATTTGGGAAGATGACTGGAATTTTGACAGCAACAGGGCAGTGGACGAGAAAG GATGGGAATATGGTGTCACCATTCCTCCTGATGATAAGCCCAGGTCCTGGGTTGCTGCTGAGAAAATGTACCACATCCATCGCAGGAAAAGACTGGTCCGACCACGCAGGAAGATATCAGACGCACCAACTACAGAG AAGAAAGACATTGGCGAAGGCTGGGAATACTCGTCTCTGATTGGGTGGAAGTTCCACAGGAAAGAGCGTTCCTCGGACACATTCCGCCGCAGGCGCTGGAGGAGGAAAATGGCACCAGCTGAACGTGTGGGCGCATCGGCCATCTTTAACCTGGAAGGGGCTTTG GGAATAGATGATGACGAAAAAGGCAGCAAAAAGGACACGACTAAACTCTTTGGTGCCAACACACCCACTGTGTTTTGCAGATTTGACA AGTCATTCATGTACCATCTCAGAGTCTATGTTTATCAAGCCAAGAATCTGTTGCCTATGGACAAAGACAGCTTTTCTG atcCCTATGTGCATGTGTCATTCTTGCATGTCAGCAAGACAACAGAGATCATTAAGTCCAGTCTCAACCCCACATGGGACCAAACTCTTATTTTTGATGACATTGAAATCTACGGAGACCCTCGGACCATCGCTAATAACCCACCCAGTGTGGTTCTGGAAGTCTATGATAATGACCAAGTG GGGAAGGATGAGCCGATGGGCAGATGCACGTGTCTTCCAGTAGTGAAGCTGAATCCTGCCACCACATTAACCCCTAAACTCCTTTGGTTCCCCATCACCGTGAAGGGACGAAATGCAGGAGAAATGCTGGTAGCAGCTGAGCTCTTGCTTAAAGATAAG GCAAATGACGTTAACCTTCCCCTGGTCCCACCTCGAAGAGGAGAGAATCTGTACATGGTTCCTCAGGGGATCAGGCCTGTGGTGCAGCTCACCGCAGTCGAG ATCCTGACCTGGGGTTTAAGAAACATGAAGGCATATCAGCTGGCTGCAGTGTCTTCCCCCAGCCTTATAGTTGAATGTGGAGGGCAGACCGTTCAGACTGCCATCATCAAAAACATCAAGAAAAATCCCAACTTCCCCGGCTCTATCCTGTTCCTCAAAGTG cttCTTCCTAAAGATGAGATATACACTCCCCCTATTGTGATCAAAGTTATTGACCACAGGCCCTTTGGTCGGAAACCAGTCGTTGGACAGTGTACTATAAATTCATTGGAAGAGTTCAGATGCGATCCTTACATAAGCACCGCCGAAGTGGCTATGTCTGCTAAGG TGGCCATGATGGCATCAGCTCCCAGAGATGTGGTCATTGATATGGGGGACAGAATGCCCAGCCCTTCTAAACAG GAAGAGGATACAGTGGACTGGTGGAGTAAATTCTATGCCTCCATTAACGAGAATGAAAAATGCGGCCCTTATCTCCAGAAAGGATATGACACTTTAACA GTCTTCAACACCGAGCTTGAGGTGGTCCCAGAATTCAGAGGGCTGACAGACTTCTGCACTACATTCAAGTTACAGCGGGGCAAAACCGAGGATGAGGAGGAAGACCCCTCTGTAGTGGGAGAGTTCAAG GGATCATTTCGAATGTATCCATTATCAGATGACCCAAATGTCTCAGACCCACCTCGGCAGTTTAGGGAGCTTCCTGAGAGCTGTCCTCAAGAGTGCCTGGTCAGAATCCACATCATACGCTGCCTTGACCTGCAGCCCAAAGACAACAATGGCATG TGCGATCCCTACATAAAGATTTCTCTGGGGAAGAAAATTATTGATGACAGAGATCACTACAAACCAAATACTCTAAATCCAGAATTTGGAAG AGTGTTTGAACTGAGTGGCTACATTCCACAAGACAAGGACTTGAAGATTTCCATCTATGATTATGACCTGCTTAGCGCTGATGAGAAGGTTGGGGAAACGATTATAGACCTGGAGAATCGACTTCTTTCTCGGTTCGGTTCACATTGTGGAATCCCTAAATCATACTGTGT ATCTGGAGTGAACCAGTGGAGGGACCAGCTCAAACCATCACAGATCCTCCAGAATCTGGCCAGGATGAGAGGAATTCCTGCTCCTCAGATCGCTGATGATGGAAGTTTCCTGTCGTTTGGAGGACGAGACTACAGGCTAGATGAACTGG AGGCCAATAAAACCATCCATCCACATTTGGGCCCACCTAAGGAGCGAATCTGCTTGCATGTGTTAAGGAGGCAAGGCCTCGTCCCAGAGCATGTGGAGACCAGGACCCTTTACAGCACCTACCAGCCCACTCTCTCTCAG GGCAAAATCCAGATGTGGGTTGAAATATTCCCTAAAAGCCATGGTATTCCAGGACCCCTTTGTGACATCACTCCTCGCAAACCCAAGAA GTATTTCCTGCGAGTCATTGTTTGGAATACGACTGAAGTCATTCTGGATGAAACCAGCATCACAGGAGAAAACATGAGTGACATCTATGTGAAAGG GTGGATGCAAGGTATGGAGGAGGACAAGCAGAAAACTGATGTCCATTACAGGTCTCTTGATGGAGATGGAAATTTCAACTGGAGATTTGTTTTTGGCTTTGATTATTTGCCAGCAGAACAGTTGTGCATGGTGTCTAGAAAG GAACACTTCTGGAATCTAGACAAAACTGAGTTCAGGATTCCTCCTAAACTGATCATTCAGATCTGGGACAATGACAAATTCTCCTTGGATGATTACTTGG GCACGGTGGAGTTGGATATGCTTCACCTCATCCCTCCAGCTAAGACCGCGgaaaagtgctctttaagcatgctAACCCAAACAGGCAAAAACCTCACACCTACATCACTCTTCTCCCAGAAGTCAGTGAGAGGCTGGTGGCCTTGTGCCATGGAGGAAGATGGCAAAAGAATCCTGGCT GGTAAAGTGGAGATGACTCTGGAAGTGGTTGAAGAGAAGGAGGCAGAAGAGAGGCCAGCTGGGAAAGGAAGAGATGAACCCAACATGAACCCCAAACTAGATCCTCCCAA CCGTCCAGATACGTCCTTCCTTTGGTTCACAAATCCATGCAAGTCCATGAAATTCATTATATGGCGCAGATACAGATGTCTCTTCATTGGACTCATTATTCTCATACTGGTGATCCTGTTTATTGGAAtcttcctgtattccctccct AACTATATTTCCATGAAAATCGTGAAGCCGTATTAA